In one Pseudomonas marginalis genomic region, the following are encoded:
- a CDS encoding putative bifunctional diguanylate cyclase/phosphodiesterase, with product MKSQPDVARMAAEVVTQLPVPSRLGMLRFERLNEASWALLYLDPNCERQFGLSAVELCALLGTPFASLMEPQARYQLHDTIQQQLSDSPHYLVRYTLHTNDGPLSLLEMGEAYKQHNRHLLRGYLMVVDGLFNEVSLPAPTEDLESQNSRLQIALELNQRAQQEQLQHLERVRAQQELILLLARQRYTANNSLQEAAELITRSACDIYQIDCASIWNLEGQRLVPISAYHRDDQQHHLPEPIDASCFPDYLEALHTSRAIDATNAMRDPRTREMVENLRARDVHAMLDASIRVDGQVVGVLCLEQGGSPRAWQADEIAFAGELADQFAQVINNHNRRTATSALHLFQRAVEQSANAFLLVNCDGVVEYVNPSFTAITQYSAEEVHGHRLAQLPALENLSELLFDAPSSLAKSNSWQGEFKSRRKNLEPYWGQLSISKVYGDNRELTHYIGIYEDITQNKLAQQRIERLAYTDNLTNLGNRPAFIRNLDERFARDSDSPISLLLVDIDNFKRINDSLGHQTGDKLLISLARRLRNSLSAGGSLARFASNEFAVLLDDTDLESGQQVASQLLATLDKPMFVDNQLISVTGSVGLACAPLHGRDPQTLMRNAGLALHKAKANGKHQVQVFTEALNAEASYKLFVENNLRRALTQNELDVFYQPKLCLRSGRLLGMEALLRWNHPEKGMIRPDQFISVAEETGLIIPIGKWIARQACRMSRQLSAAGMGNLQVAINLSPKQFSDPDLVASIATILKEEQLPANLLELELTEGLLLEATEDTRLQLDQLKSFGLTLAMDDFGTGYSSLSYLKKFPIDIIKIDRSFIHEIPDNQDDMEITSAVIAMAHNLKLKVVAEGIETPEQLAFLRRHRCDVGQGYLFDRPIPGAELLEKLRRYPRGPIA from the coding sequence ATGAAAAGCCAACCCGATGTCGCCCGTATGGCGGCCGAGGTAGTGACGCAGTTACCGGTGCCTTCGCGCCTCGGTATGCTGCGTTTCGAGCGGCTTAATGAGGCAAGCTGGGCCCTTCTGTACCTCGACCCTAACTGCGAGCGCCAATTCGGCCTGTCGGCGGTCGAGCTGTGTGCGCTGCTCGGCACCCCCTTCGCCAGCCTGATGGAGCCTCAGGCGCGCTATCAACTGCACGACACCATCCAACAGCAACTGAGCGACAGCCCTCACTATCTGGTGCGCTACACCCTGCACACCAACGATGGCCCCCTGAGCCTGCTGGAAATGGGCGAAGCCTACAAACAACACAATCGCCATCTGCTGCGCGGCTACCTGATGGTGGTCGACGGCCTGTTCAACGAAGTCTCCCTGCCCGCCCCGACGGAGGACCTGGAAAGCCAGAACAGCCGCCTGCAGATCGCCCTGGAGCTCAACCAGCGCGCCCAGCAGGAACAACTGCAGCACCTGGAGCGGGTGCGCGCCCAGCAGGAGCTGATCCTGTTGCTGGCCCGCCAGCGCTACACAGCCAACAATTCGCTGCAGGAAGCCGCAGAGCTGATCACCCGCAGCGCCTGTGACATCTACCAGATCGACTGCGCAAGCATCTGGAACCTCGAAGGCCAGCGCCTGGTACCGATCTCGGCCTACCACCGCGATGACCAGCAGCACCACCTGCCTGAGCCCATCGACGCCAGTTGCTTTCCGGATTACCTGGAAGCCCTGCACACCAGCCGGGCAATCGACGCAACCAACGCGATGCGCGACCCGCGCACCCGGGAAATGGTCGAAAACCTGCGCGCCAGGGACGTCCACGCCATGCTCGATGCGAGTATCCGCGTCGACGGACAGGTGGTGGGCGTATTGTGTCTGGAACAGGGAGGCAGCCCGCGTGCCTGGCAGGCCGATGAGATTGCCTTTGCCGGCGAACTGGCCGACCAGTTCGCGCAAGTGATCAACAACCACAACCGCCGTACCGCCACCAGCGCCCTGCACCTGTTCCAGCGTGCCGTGGAGCAAAGTGCCAATGCCTTTTTGCTGGTCAACTGCGACGGCGTGGTGGAGTACGTCAACCCAAGCTTTACCGCGATTACCCAGTACAGCGCCGAAGAAGTCCACGGCCACCGCCTGGCCCAGCTGCCGGCCCTGGAAAACCTCAGCGAACTGCTGTTCGACGCACCGTCGAGCCTGGCCAAGAGCAACAGCTGGCAGGGCGAGTTCAAGAGCCGACGTAAAAACCTCGAGCCCTACTGGGGCCAGCTGTCGATTTCCAAGGTATATGGCGACAACCGTGAGCTGACCCACTACATCGGCATCTACGAAGACATCACCCAGAACAAGCTGGCCCAGCAGCGCATCGAACGCCTGGCCTACACCGATAACCTGACCAACCTGGGCAACCGTCCGGCATTTATCCGCAACCTTGATGAGCGCTTTGCCCGCGACAGCGACAGCCCGATCAGCCTGTTGCTGGTGGACATCGACAACTTCAAGCGCATCAACGACAGCCTCGGCCACCAGACCGGCGACAAGCTGCTGATCAGCCTGGCCCGCCGCCTGCGCAACAGCCTGAGTGCCGGCGGCAGCCTGGCGCGTTTTGCCAGTAACGAATTCGCGGTGCTGCTGGACGACACTGACCTGGAAAGCGGCCAACAGGTGGCCAGCCAACTGCTGGCGACCCTCGACAAACCGATGTTCGTCGACAACCAACTGATCAGCGTCACCGGCTCCGTGGGCCTGGCCTGTGCACCGCTGCATGGCCGTGACCCGCAGACCCTGATGCGCAACGCCGGCTTGGCCCTGCACAAGGCCAAGGCCAACGGCAAACACCAGGTACAGGTGTTCACCGAAGCCTTGAACGCCGAGGCCAGCTACAAGCTGTTCGTGGAGAACAACCTGCGTCGTGCCCTGACCCAGAACGAACTGGACGTGTTCTACCAGCCCAAGCTGTGCCTGCGCAGCGGCCGCTTGCTGGGCATGGAAGCGCTGCTGCGCTGGAACCATCCGGAAAAGGGCATGATCCGCCCCGATCAGTTCATCAGCGTCGCCGAAGAGACCGGTTTGATCATCCCGATCGGCAAATGGATCGCGCGCCAGGCCTGCCGCATGAGCAGGCAACTGAGCGCCGCTGGCATGGGCAATTTGCAGGTAGCAATCAACCTGTCGCCCAAACAGTTTTCCGACCCGGACCTGGTCGCCTCGATCGCCACGATCCTCAAGGAAGAACAGCTGCCGGCCAACCTGCTGGAACTGGAGCTGACCGAAGGCCTGCTGCTGGAAGCGACCGAAGACACGCGCCTGCAACTGGACCAGCTCAAGAGCTTCGGCCTGACCCTGGCCATGGACGACTTCGGCACCGGTTACTCGTCGCTGAGCTACCTGAAAAAATTTCCCATCGACATCATCAAGATCGACCGCAGCTTTATCCACGAAATCCCGGACAACCAGGACGACATGGAAATCACCTCGGCCGTGATCGCCATGGCCCACAACCTCAAGCTCAAGGTAGTGGCCGAAGGCATCGAGACCCCCGAGCAACTGGCGTTCCTGCGTCGGCACCGTTGCGACGTTGGCCAGGGCTACCTGTTCGACCGGCCGATCCCCGGTGCAGAGCTGCTCGAGAAGCTTAGACGCTATCCGCGCGGGCCAATCGCCTGA